The DNA sequence TGACGACGGCCCCAGCAACGGCCGTGCCCGCCGCGGCCGCCGACCGGCACGGCCCGCGGGACGACTGCCCGCCCGACGGACTCGGCACCGAGACGGTGGCCAGGCTGGACAAGGCGATCGAGGAGGTCCGGCAGCAGGCCGGCATCCCGGGCGTCGTCGTCGGGCTGTGGATGCCGGGCAAGGGCAGCTACGTCCGCGCGAGCGGCGTCGCCGACACCGCCACCGGCCGGCCAATGTCGAAGAACGGATTCGTCCGCATCGGCAGCGAGACCAAGACCTTCACGGTTACCGCGCTCCTCGAACTCGTCGACGACGGGCTGGTCGGCCTGGACGACCCCATCGCCGACTACGTCGACGGCGTACCGGACGGCGAGAACATCACCCTGCGCCACCTCGCCGGGATGCGCAGCGGCCTGTTCCCCTACACCGCCGACGCCCGGTTCCAGCAGGCACTGTTCCGCGACCCGAGCCGCTCGTTCACACCGCGGGAGGTGCTCCGCTACGGCTACCGGCACGACAACACCTTCGCACCGGGCGCCCGGTTCCAGTACTCCAACACCAACCTGGTCCTGCTCGGCCTGGTCGTCGAGAAGGTCAGCGGCCGGCGCCTCGCCGACTTCCTCGACCAGCGGGTGCTCCGCCCCGCGCGCCTGCACCACACCCTGCTCCCCGCCGACGCCTCGTTCTCCGCACCCCACCCCCGCGGCTACACCAACCAGACGCTGACCGGCGCGGTCGAGGACTCCACCGACTGGAACCCCAGTTGGGCCTGGGCGGCCGGCGCGATGATCTCCGACCTCCACGACCTGCGCCGCTGGGCCGGGATCGTCGCCACCGGCGAGCTGCTCAGCCCGCGGACGCAGGCGGAGCGCCTCACGACACTGCCGACCGGATTCCCCGGCACCAGCTATGGGCTCGGCATCTTCGAGACGGGCGGCTGGGTTGGTCACAACGGCAGCATCCCGGGCTACGAGACCGTGACCGTGTACCTGCCCTCGCAGCAGGCGACTCTGGTGCTCATGCTCAACACCGACATCACCACCGGGGGAGTGGAACCGAGCACCCCGCTCGCCCGGGCCATCACCGAGATCGTGACACCGGACAACGTCTACGACCGCCCGGTCCCGCCGAGGTGACACTCAGGACGCGCATCGTCGATCGCTAACCCCCAAAAGCGGGTGTCGCCCGGCACTTCCCTTCCGCGACGTCGAGATAGGCCATCGTGTTACCGGAATCGCTCTCCTCGGTGTAAACGATGATCTCGGTTCCCGAGGGGAACTGCCCCTCGGGCGCACGCTCGTGCACATGCGACGCGACGGTGTCGCACACGGCCGCACCACGCCGGCGCGCCTCCGCGCCTGGACTCCACGTCGTGAACACCCTCACGATGGCGTCGTGGACCGAGACATCGGCAAAGTCCTTGCGCCACTGGGAGCCGTACTTCTCCTGCAGGGCCGCTTCCACACCCTTCTCCGCGTCCCGGTACTTCTCCTCGTGCGTGACTCCGGGGTAGTCCGAGTCCGTCGCAGGCGATGAAGACGCCGTGGCGGCGACCGCAGGCCTGTCATCAGCGGGACGGGGCGCAGATCCGGTACAGGCAACCGCAGTCCAGGACAGCGCCACACAGAGGGCAGCGCCGAGACCTCTCCGCCCGCCGCCCCGTCTCCTCGTTGCGGGCTTCCGCGCTCTCCACTGGTACGCCATGGCGACCTCCACTGTGCTCCGGGTGATGTGTTCTCGCGAACAGGCACAGCTGCCAACGGCTACCATTGATCGGCTGTTTCGTGAGGAACAGGCGCTGACCACGCCTCTCGCACATGACGTGCTTGATCAGTAGCGCATTCTCCGGACCTCAGAACCTCAACGCAAGCTCGACTCCCACCCGCACCGGGCATGAGGCGCTCATCGCGCTCGCAGGTCTGCTCGGTGGATCTCACCGGCCGCCAGGACCGCGCACGCCGCGCCGACGAGCAGCAGCCCGGGGATGCCCAGCAGAAGGCGCTGGTCGTTCTCCAGCACCGTCAGGTACTGGGCCCGGGTGATCTCGACCGTGCCGCGCGCGTGCGGGGCGGTGCTGAACGCGGTGTACCGGCCGTCACGGATCTCCGGCCCCTGGAGATGTCCGTCCCCGCCTCCCGGGCCGAACGAGACTGCCAGCCCCAGCGCTGCCAAGGCGACCATGACCACCTGCACCCGGCCCGGCAGGCACCGCAACGCCATCAGGAGCGTCCACCGGTCCGCCTTCGCGAGGACGCCCCGCACCACCGCCGCCACGACGACCGGAAAGGCCGCCACGAGCAGCAGCACGGCCAACCAGCGCACCCCCGCCCACGGCAGCATCCCCGGCAGCCAGGTGAGCGCGGCCGCCGTCAGCAGCACCGCGCCCAACCCCAGCGCGACGGCACTGTGCACCTTGAAACTCCACCCCATGCCCCGCAGCATCACACGCCCACGGACGCCGATCCCATGCCGGAACCCGGCAACGACACCCACCGCCCACCTGCCGGAACCCGCAAGGCCGACACCGGACCGACCCCGAATCGGGCGGAGATCCGGTGAATCGGCGGTGTGAGCGCGCGGGGGCCGCCAGGATGGTGGCGTGAGCGAACAGAACGCGGGATCGGTCCCGGGACCGGTGGTGGTGCGGGTTCCGGTGGAGCCGGTGGAGGCAGCGATGGAGGCCGATGCCCTCGACGCCGCGGCCAGCCACAGTTCTCTGGCGGTGCGGGGGCCGCTGTTCGGCATCGCCGTGCAGGACCGGGAGACGGAAGGCGGGCGCCGGTGGCGGGTGGTCGTCGAGGTCACCCACGGCTGTCCGCAACAGGCCCGCGACGCGCTGAACTCCCTGCTCTGGTTCAGGGCGAAGGACGAGGCGCAGGCCCGCGGGGAGCGGCGTGCGCTGCTGGCCGCGGTCGCCCGGCTGGAGAAGGAGTGTGTCGACGAACTCACTGTGCTCGGCACCGTCTACCGCGTGGTGCGGGCCGAGGAGTACGCGGCCGTCGACGCGCAGGGCGACATCGAGACGCCGCGGCCCACCGATCCCGAACCTCCCGTCCCCGACTGGAGCACCGACGCGGGCGCCCGCAGTCCCCGGATCGACGACGGCCTGGTCCTGGACCCGGACGCACCCCTGTCCCCGCTGCAGGCGGCCGAGCGCCTCGCCCTGCGCCCCCTGGCCTACAGCGGGTCCCGGTTCCCCGCCCATGTCCTGGCCGACTCAGCACGGGCGGTGGAAACCCATCCGGACGTCCTGCTGATGCCGGCAGCCTTCCAGATCGCCGAACGTTCCGGCGACGGCCCCTGGTCACCGGGCAGCGCCCTGCACGCCACCGCCCACGACGCCCGCCGCACCCTGGACTTCGGCCTGACCTGGATGGAGCCCCGCTCCCGCGGCCTGATTCCCTTCGGCGCCGACCGCACGGCCGATGCCCGCCACCCGCCCGCCGGCACCACCGACGCGGCAGCCGCGGCGCTCAACGCACTCGCTAAGGCCGCGGACAGGCTGCGCGTCGGCCGCTGCGACCAGG is a window from the Streptomyces zhihengii genome containing:
- a CDS encoding serine hydrolase domain-containing protein, which encodes MRRSPSRRLFAAALLVASVLAPVTTAPATAVPAAAADRHGPRDDCPPDGLGTETVARLDKAIEEVRQQAGIPGVVVGLWMPGKGSYVRASGVADTATGRPMSKNGFVRIGSETKTFTVTALLELVDDGLVGLDDPIADYVDGVPDGENITLRHLAGMRSGLFPYTADARFQQALFRDPSRSFTPREVLRYGYRHDNTFAPGARFQYSNTNLVLLGLVVEKVSGRRLADFLDQRVLRPARLHHTLLPADASFSAPHPRGYTNQTLTGAVEDSTDWNPSWAWAAGAMISDLHDLRRWAGIVATGELLSPRTQAERLTTLPTGFPGTSYGLGIFETGGWVGHNGSIPGYETVTVYLPSQQATLVLMLNTDITTGGVEPSTPLARAITEIVTPDNVYDRPVPPR
- a CDS encoding DUF5954 family protein, whose translation is MSEQNAGSVPGPVVVRVPVEPVEAAMEADALDAAASHSSLAVRGPLFGIAVQDRETEGGRRWRVVVEVTHGCPQQARDALNSLLWFRAKDEAQARGERRALLAAVARLEKECVDELTVLGTVYRVVRAEEYAAVDAQGDIETPRPTDPEPPVPDWSTDAGARSPRIDDGLVLDPDAPLSPLQAAERLALRPLAYSGSRFPAHVLADSARAVETHPDVLLMPAAFQIAERSGDGPWSPGSALHATAHDARRTLDFGLTWMEPRSRGLIPFGADRTADARHPPAGTTDAAAAALNALAKAADRLRVGRCDQVEAHNTVYRIARSRRLLRWGPDGPEGPRPSDTSTHTPKALHPRLDEDGTVHYDAPAEDEPAS